In one window of Drosophila mauritiana strain mau12 chromosome X, ASM438214v1, whole genome shotgun sequence DNA:
- the LOC117147198 gene encoding DNA topoisomerase 1 isoform X6 gives MWRSWAALRLFEKQSVCLVLGQRMVAIATVAGKRRRVRRKSVQEEQVRWWEEEKRADGVKWSTLEHKGPVFAPRYERVPRNVRFYYDGKPLELSEETEEAATFYAKMLNHDYCTKEVFNNNFFKDFRKSMTPREREIIKDFRKCGFQEMFNYFQAESEKRKAASKEEKLIKKNENEALMKEFGFCMIDGHKEKIGNFRLEPPGLFRGRGEHPKMGMIKRRIHASDVSINCGKDSKVPSPPPGSRWKEVRHDNTVTWLASWIENVQGQVKYIMLNPSSKLKGEKDHIKYETARRLDKVIDKIRATYRDEWKSKEMRVRQRAVALYFIDKLALRAGNEKDEDQADTVGCCSLRVEHVQLHKELNGKENVVVFDFPGKDSIRYYNEVEVEKRVFKNLELFMEHKKEGDDLFDRLNTQVLNEHLKELMEGLTAKVFRTYNASKTLQSQLDLLTDPSATVPEKLLAYNRANRAVAILCNHQRSVPKSHEKSMENLKEKIKAKREAIEKCESEYNSRDEKKGKQLDRLRDQLKKLELQETDRDENKTIALGTSKLNYLDPRISVAWCKKNDVPIEKIFNKTQRTKFLWAVHMADENYRF, from the exons ATGTGGCGCTCTTGGGCGGCATTGCGTCTATTCGAAAAGCAAAGTGTCTGCCTGGTGCTCGGACAGCGGATGGTGGCCATAGCCACCGTTGCGGGCAAAAGGAGAAGAGTGCGACGGAAGAGCGTCCAGGAAGAGCAAGTTCGATG GTGGGAGGAGGAGAAGCGCGCCGATGGCGTTAAGTGGTCAACGCTGGAGCACAAGGGACCCGTGTTCGCACCGCGATACGAACGGGTGCCACGGAATGTACGGTTCTACTACGATGGCAAGCCGCTGGAGCTCTCTGAGGAAACGGAGGAGGCGGCCACGTTCTATGCCAAGATGCTGAACCACGACTACTGCACCAAGGAAGTGTTCAATAACAACTTCTTCAAGGACTTCCGCAAGTCCATGACGCCCAGGGAGAGGGAGATTATCAAAGATTTCCGAAAGTGCGGCTTCCAGGAGATGTTCAACTACTTCCAGGCGGAGTCCGAAAAGCGCAAGGCAGCCAGCAAGGAGGAGAAGCTGATCAAGAAGAACGAAAACGAGGCGCTGATGAAGGAATTCGGATTCTGCATGATTGATGGGCACAAGGAGAAGATCGGTAACTTCCGCCTGGAGCCGCCGGGCCTGTTCCGCGGCCGTGGCGAGCATCCCAAAATGGGCATGATCAAGCGGCGCATCCATGCCAGCGATGTGTCCATTAATTGCGGCAAAGATTCGAAGGTGCCTTCACCGCCGCCCGGATCTCGGTGGAAGGAGGTGCGCCACGACAACACGGTCACCTGGCTGGCCTCCTGGATCGAGAACGTGCAGGGCCAGGTCAAGTACATCATGTTGAATCCCTCCTCAAAACTCAAGGGCGAGAAGGATCACATTAAGTACGAGACGGCGCGACGCCTGGACAAGGTAATCGATAAGATACGTGCCACCTATCGCGACGAGTGGAAGTCCAAGGAGATGAGGGTTCGCCAGCGAGCGGTGGCCCTTTACTTCATCGACAAACTGGCGCTGAGAGCAGGCAACGAAAAGGACGAGGATCAGGCCGATACCGTCGGCTGCTGCTCGCTCCGCGTGGAGCATGTCCAGCTCCACAAGGAACTGAACGGAAAGGAGAACGTGGTGGTCTTCGATTTCCCCGGTAAGGACTCCATTCGGTATTACAACGAGGTCGAGGTGGAGAAGCGCGTCTTCAAGAACCTCGAACTGTTCATGGAGCACAAGAAGGAGGGCGACGACCTCTTCGATCGTCTCAACACGCAGGTGCTTAATGAGCATCTCAAGGAGCTGATGGAAG GTCTCACGGCCAAGGTATTCCGTACGTATAACGCATCGAAAACACTGCAAAGCCAGCTGGATCTATTGACCGATCCGAGCGCCACGGTGCCGGAAAAGCTGTTGGCCTACAATCGCGCCAACCGTGCCGTGGCCATCCTCTGTAACCATCAGCGTTCCGTGCCCAAGAGCCACGAGAAGTCAATGGAGAATCTGAAGGAGAAGATCAAGGCCAAGCGGGAAGCCATCGAAAAATGCGAGTCCGAGTATAAT TCGAGAGACGAGAAGAAGGGCAAACAGCTGGACCGCCTAAGGGATCAGCTGAAGAAACTAGAACTACAAGAGACTGATAGAGACGAGAATAAGACCATTGCCCTGGGCACATCTAAGCTAAACTATCTTGATCCACGCATATCGGTGGCTTG GTGTAAAAAGAATGACGTGCCGATCGAGAAGATATTCAACAAAACGCAAAGAACCAAATTTCTGTGGGCCGTGCACATGGCCGATGAGAACTATCGTTTCTAA
- the LOC117147198 gene encoding DNA topoisomerase 1 isoform X3, producing MATSWTNMTDAQSIHIQNGGSCEVVQSNGVTTNGHGHHHHHHSSSSSSSSKHKSSSKDKHRDREREHKSSNSSSSSKEHKSSSRDKDRHKSSSSSSKHRDKDKERDGNSNSHRSGSSSGHKDRDGSSSSSSKHKSSSGHHKRSSKDKERRDKDKDRSSSSSSRHKSSSSSRDKERSSSSHKSSSSSSSKSKHSSSRHSSSSSSKDQASYDGVFVKPEPVSQQLMHSGPVDAYQMQQLGSYEAAAANTNFNGNGNVAGANYKNGYEESIVDIKKEEESFNNLSQASSCDYSMSQFRADEPPFVVKHEQSYAEEDSTMNYNDQDDEADEMNDDEEDVPLAMRKRKQEPTDRPDGGMDDDDDDIPLLARKKIKKEKIKKESKEKSKKRVKEEPSEDYGSVKPKKKKMKKEPEPIVSPGKRQKTKVKEEEEEVWRWWEEEKRADGVKWSTLEHKGPVFAPRYERVPRNVRFYYDGKPLELSEETEEAATFYAKMLNHDYCTKEVFNNNFFKDFRKSMTPREREIIKDFRKCGFQEMFNYFQAESEKRKAASKEEKLIKKNENEALMKEFGFCMIDGHKEKIGNFRLEPPGLFRGRGEHPKMGMIKRRIHASDVSINCGKDSKVPSPPPGSRWKEVRHDNTVTWLASWIENVQGQVKYIMLNPSSKLKGEKDHIKYETARRLDKVIDKIRATYRDEWKSKEMRVRQRAVALYFIDKLALRAGNEKDEDQADTVGCCSLRVEHVQLHKELNGKENVVVFDFPGKDSIRYYNEVEVEKRVFKNLELFMEHKKEGDDLFDRLNTQVLNEHLKELMEGLTAKVFRTYNASKTLQSQLDLLTDPSATVPEKLLAYNRANRAVAILCNHQRSVPKSHEKSMENLKEKIKAKREAIEKCESEYNSRDEKKGKQLDRLRDQLKKLELQETDRDENKTIALGTSKLNYLDPRISVAWCKKNDVPIEKIFNKTQRTKFLWAVHMADENYRF from the exons ATGGCGACCAGTTGGACCAACATGACGGATGCACAG AGCATCCACATACAAAATGGTGGCAGCTGCGAGGTGGTTCAATCCAACGGGGTGACCACCAATGGACACGgacaccaccatcaccaccacagcagcagtagcagcagcagcagcaagcatAAATCCTCCAGCAAGGACAAGCATCGTGATAGGGAGAGGGAGCACAAGAGCTCCAATTCCTCCAGCTCGTCGAAGGAGCACAAGAGCAGCAGTCG CGACAAGGATCGACACAAGAGCAGCAGCTCGTCGTCAAAGCATCGGGACAAGGACAAGGAGCGCGATGGCAACAGCAACTCGCATCGCAGCGGCTCATCGTCCGGCCACAAGGATAGGGatgggagcagcagcagcagcagcaagcacAAGTCGTCGTCGGGCCACCACAAGAGGTCCTCGAAGGATAAGGAGCGACGGGATAAGGACAAGGATCGCAGCAGCAGTTCATCCAGCCGGCACAAGTCCTCGTCCAGCTCCCGTGACAAAgagcgcagcagcagcagtcacAAGAGCTCCTCTTCATCCTCATCGAAGAGCAAACATTCCAGTTCGCGGCACAGCAGCTCATCTTCCTCGAAAGACCAGGCATCGTACGATGGCGTGTTTGTTAAGCCGGAGCCCGTTTCCCAACAGCTGATGCACTCGGGCCCGGTGGATGCTTACCAGATGCAACAGCTCGGTAGCTACGAAGCCGCAGCCGCCAACACCAATTTCAATGGCAATGGAAACGTTGCCGGTGCCAACTATAAGAACGGCTACGAGGAATCGATCGTAGACAtcaagaaggaggaggagagctTTAACAATCTGTCGCAAGCCAGCTCCTGTGACTACTCCATGTCCCAGTTTCGTGCCGATGAGCCGCCGTTCGTGGTGAAGCACGAGCAGAGCTACGCCGAAGAGGACAGCACCATGAACTACAATGATCAGGACGACGAGGCCGACGAGATGaacgacgacgaggaggatgTGCCGCTGGCCATGCGCAAGCGCAAACAGGAGCCAACCGATCGTCCTGATGGCGGCAtggatgacgacgacgacgacattCCGCTGCTGGCGCGCAAGAAGATCAAGAAGGAGAAGATCAAGAAGGAGTCCAAGGAAAAGTCGAAGAAGCGGGTCAAGGAAGAGCCCAGTGAGGATTACGGCAGTGTCAAGcctaaaaagaaaaagatgaAAAAG GAACCCGAGCCTATAGTATCCCCCGGCAAACGGCAGAAGACGAAGgtgaaggaggaggaggaggaggtgtgGCGCTG GTGGGAGGAGGAGAAGCGCGCCGATGGCGTTAAGTGGTCAACGCTGGAGCACAAGGGACCCGTGTTCGCACCGCGATACGAACGGGTGCCACGGAATGTACGGTTCTACTACGATGGCAAGCCGCTGGAGCTCTCTGAGGAAACGGAGGAGGCGGCCACGTTCTATGCCAAGATGCTGAACCACGACTACTGCACCAAGGAAGTGTTCAATAACAACTTCTTCAAGGACTTCCGCAAGTCCATGACGCCCAGGGAGAGGGAGATTATCAAAGATTTCCGAAAGTGCGGCTTCCAGGAGATGTTCAACTACTTCCAGGCGGAGTCCGAAAAGCGCAAGGCAGCCAGCAAGGAGGAGAAGCTGATCAAGAAGAACGAAAACGAGGCGCTGATGAAGGAATTCGGATTCTGCATGATTGATGGGCACAAGGAGAAGATCGGTAACTTCCGCCTGGAGCCGCCGGGCCTGTTCCGCGGCCGTGGCGAGCATCCCAAAATGGGCATGATCAAGCGGCGCATCCATGCCAGCGATGTGTCCATTAATTGCGGCAAAGATTCGAAGGTGCCTTCACCGCCGCCCGGATCTCGGTGGAAGGAGGTGCGCCACGACAACACGGTCACCTGGCTGGCCTCCTGGATCGAGAACGTGCAGGGCCAGGTCAAGTACATCATGTTGAATCCCTCCTCAAAACTCAAGGGCGAGAAGGATCACATTAAGTACGAGACGGCGCGACGCCTGGACAAGGTAATCGATAAGATACGTGCCACCTATCGCGACGAGTGGAAGTCCAAGGAGATGAGGGTTCGCCAGCGAGCGGTGGCCCTTTACTTCATCGACAAACTGGCGCTGAGAGCAGGCAACGAAAAGGACGAGGATCAGGCCGATACCGTCGGCTGCTGCTCGCTCCGCGTGGAGCATGTCCAGCTCCACAAGGAACTGAACGGAAAGGAGAACGTGGTGGTCTTCGATTTCCCCGGTAAGGACTCCATTCGGTATTACAACGAGGTCGAGGTGGAGAAGCGCGTCTTCAAGAACCTCGAACTGTTCATGGAGCACAAGAAGGAGGGCGACGACCTCTTCGATCGTCTCAACACGCAGGTGCTTAATGAGCATCTCAAGGAGCTGATGGAAG GTCTCACGGCCAAGGTATTCCGTACGTATAACGCATCGAAAACACTGCAAAGCCAGCTGGATCTATTGACCGATCCGAGCGCCACGGTGCCGGAAAAGCTGTTGGCCTACAATCGCGCCAACCGTGCCGTGGCCATCCTCTGTAACCATCAGCGTTCCGTGCCCAAGAGCCACGAGAAGTCAATGGAGAATCTGAAGGAGAAGATCAAGGCCAAGCGGGAAGCCATCGAAAAATGCGAGTCCGAGTATAAT TCGAGAGACGAGAAGAAGGGCAAACAGCTGGACCGCCTAAGGGATCAGCTGAAGAAACTAGAACTACAAGAGACTGATAGAGACGAGAATAAGACCATTGCCCTGGGCACATCTAAGCTAAACTATCTTGATCCACGCATATCGGTGGCTTG GTGTAAAAAGAATGACGTGCCGATCGAGAAGATATTCAACAAAACGCAAAGAACCAAATTTCTGTGGGCCGTGCACATGGCCGATGAGAACTATCGTTTCTAA
- the LOC117147198 gene encoding DNA topoisomerase 1 isoform X5, translating into MWRSWAALRLFEKQSVCLVLGQRMVAIATVAGKRRRVRRKSVQEEQVRWWEEEKRADGVKWSTLEHKGPVFAPRYERVPRNVRFYYDGKPLELSEETEEAATFYAKMLNHDYCTKEVFNNNFFKDFRKSMTPREREIIKDFRKCGFQEMFNYFQAESEKRKAASKEEKLIKKNENEALMKEFGFCMIDGHKEKIGNFRLEPPGLFRGRGEHPKMGMIKRRIHASDVSINCGKDSKVPSPPPGSRWKEVRHDNTVTWLASWIENVQGQVKYIMLNPSSKLKGEKDHIKYETARRLDKVIDKIRATYRDEWKSKEMRVRQRAVALYFIDKLALRAGNEKDEDQADTVGCCSLRVEHVQLHKELNGKENVVVFDFPGKDSIRYYNEVEVEKRVFKNLELFMEHKKEGDDLFDRLNTQVLNEHLKELMEGLTAKVFRTYNASKTLQSQLDLLTDPSATVPEKLLAYNRANRAVAILCNHQRSVPKSHEKSMENLKEKIKAKREAIEKCESEYNVSICETMLPHAVCLIAITPMQSRDEKKGKQLDRLRDQLKKLELQETDRDENKTIALGTSKLNYLDPRISVAWCKKNDVPIEKIFNKTQRTKFLWAVHMADENYRF; encoded by the exons ATGTGGCGCTCTTGGGCGGCATTGCGTCTATTCGAAAAGCAAAGTGTCTGCCTGGTGCTCGGACAGCGGATGGTGGCCATAGCCACCGTTGCGGGCAAAAGGAGAAGAGTGCGACGGAAGAGCGTCCAGGAAGAGCAAGTTCGATG GTGGGAGGAGGAGAAGCGCGCCGATGGCGTTAAGTGGTCAACGCTGGAGCACAAGGGACCCGTGTTCGCACCGCGATACGAACGGGTGCCACGGAATGTACGGTTCTACTACGATGGCAAGCCGCTGGAGCTCTCTGAGGAAACGGAGGAGGCGGCCACGTTCTATGCCAAGATGCTGAACCACGACTACTGCACCAAGGAAGTGTTCAATAACAACTTCTTCAAGGACTTCCGCAAGTCCATGACGCCCAGGGAGAGGGAGATTATCAAAGATTTCCGAAAGTGCGGCTTCCAGGAGATGTTCAACTACTTCCAGGCGGAGTCCGAAAAGCGCAAGGCAGCCAGCAAGGAGGAGAAGCTGATCAAGAAGAACGAAAACGAGGCGCTGATGAAGGAATTCGGATTCTGCATGATTGATGGGCACAAGGAGAAGATCGGTAACTTCCGCCTGGAGCCGCCGGGCCTGTTCCGCGGCCGTGGCGAGCATCCCAAAATGGGCATGATCAAGCGGCGCATCCATGCCAGCGATGTGTCCATTAATTGCGGCAAAGATTCGAAGGTGCCTTCACCGCCGCCCGGATCTCGGTGGAAGGAGGTGCGCCACGACAACACGGTCACCTGGCTGGCCTCCTGGATCGAGAACGTGCAGGGCCAGGTCAAGTACATCATGTTGAATCCCTCCTCAAAACTCAAGGGCGAGAAGGATCACATTAAGTACGAGACGGCGCGACGCCTGGACAAGGTAATCGATAAGATACGTGCCACCTATCGCGACGAGTGGAAGTCCAAGGAGATGAGGGTTCGCCAGCGAGCGGTGGCCCTTTACTTCATCGACAAACTGGCGCTGAGAGCAGGCAACGAAAAGGACGAGGATCAGGCCGATACCGTCGGCTGCTGCTCGCTCCGCGTGGAGCATGTCCAGCTCCACAAGGAACTGAACGGAAAGGAGAACGTGGTGGTCTTCGATTTCCCCGGTAAGGACTCCATTCGGTATTACAACGAGGTCGAGGTGGAGAAGCGCGTCTTCAAGAACCTCGAACTGTTCATGGAGCACAAGAAGGAGGGCGACGACCTCTTCGATCGTCTCAACACGCAGGTGCTTAATGAGCATCTCAAGGAGCTGATGGAAG GTCTCACGGCCAAGGTATTCCGTACGTATAACGCATCGAAAACACTGCAAAGCCAGCTGGATCTATTGACCGATCCGAGCGCCACGGTGCCGGAAAAGCTGTTGGCCTACAATCGCGCCAACCGTGCCGTGGCCATCCTCTGTAACCATCAGCGTTCCGTGCCCAAGAGCCACGAGAAGTCAATGGAGAATCTGAAGGAGAAGATCAAGGCCAAGCGGGAAGCCATCGAAAAATGCGAGTCCGAGTATAATGTGAGTATATGCGAGACGATGCTTCCGCACGCAGTATGTTTAATTGCCATAACCCCAATGCAGTCGAGAGACGAGAAGAAGGGCAAACAGCTGGACCGCCTAAGGGATCAGCTGAAGAAACTAGAACTACAAGAGACTGATAGAGACGAGAATAAGACCATTGCCCTGGGCACATCTAAGCTAAACTATCTTGATCCACGCATATCGGTGGCTTG GTGTAAAAAGAATGACGTGCCGATCGAGAAGATATTCAACAAAACGCAAAGAACCAAATTTCTGTGGGCCGTGCACATGGCCGATGAGAACTATCGTTTCTAA